A part of Flavobacteriaceae bacterium GSB9 genomic DNA contains:
- a CDS encoding peptidylprolyl isomerase produces the protein MKLKVVFALFFASLFYSVNAQTGNDDQVLFTVDGEPVYASEFVRVYNKNLDLVKDESQKDVDEYLKLFTNYKLKLKEAKVQGLHEGASYLRELNNYKKQLAKTYMTDNQVTNALVEEAYERVSHDVNASHILVKVDQNASPQDTLAAYNKIFKLRERALKEGFETVRAQVHNGQTVFGEKLGYFSGFRMVYKFESAAFNTSVGEISQPFRTRFGYHIVNVLDKRKSKGEVSVAHIMVVEKPNDSLADKAEDRIQEIYKKVLQGEDFGDLAKQFSDDKNSAAKGGALAPFSSGQLRAKEFEDVAFQLEKEGDVSEPFKTDFGWHIVKLIKKKPVPDFETLKPELVSKVKRDSRSQLIDEALVDKLKEKYQISKNPPAGLNYFVSILNDDYFSRTWKLPEDLKGEKPLLRIGDKHLTYQHFANYLENQQRNTTPKMPFEKLVSDKYEAFLKQNLIQYQEDNLENENQDYADIVTEYRDGLLLFELMESTIWNAASTDTVAIENYYEANKSKYITPVRLDAVVASSSKQKTLKKVGELLKKNMDLDQIKSLVNGNDDVEVIFTSGVMEEGHQALPEALELKKGISKIYKHNGAFVMVEIKDVLPKSAKTFEESKGLVIADYQNHKEENWLKELSKKYPVKLNKEVLAKVKKQLNNQ, from the coding sequence ATGAAATTAAAAGTTGTTTTTGCGTTATTTTTTGCGTCATTGTTTTATAGTGTTAATGCACAGACCGGTAACGACGATCAAGTGCTTTTTACAGTTGACGGCGAACCTGTTTATGCATCAGAGTTTGTTAGGGTTTACAACAAAAATCTAGATTTGGTTAAGGATGAATCCCAAAAGGATGTTGACGAATATCTAAAACTCTTTACCAATTATAAGCTAAAGTTGAAGGAAGCCAAGGTACAAGGACTCCATGAAGGTGCTAGTTATTTAAGAGAGCTTAATAATTACAAGAAGCAGTTGGCCAAAACATACATGACCGATAACCAAGTAACCAATGCGTTGGTTGAGGAGGCGTACGAGCGTGTATCTCACGATGTTAATGCTAGCCATATTTTGGTGAAGGTAGATCAAAATGCATCCCCACAAGATACTTTGGCGGCTTACAACAAAATTTTCAAATTACGCGAAAGGGCATTAAAAGAAGGCTTTGAAACGGTACGGGCCCAAGTACACAATGGCCAAACGGTTTTTGGCGAAAAACTGGGCTACTTTTCGGGTTTTAGAATGGTATATAAATTTGAAAGTGCTGCTTTTAATACATCTGTAGGTGAAATATCACAGCCGTTTAGGACGCGTTTTGGTTACCATATTGTTAATGTTTTAGATAAACGCAAATCGAAAGGGGAGGTTTCCGTGGCACACATTATGGTAGTTGAAAAACCAAACGATTCGCTAGCCGATAAGGCTGAAGATAGAATACAGGAAATCTATAAAAAAGTATTGCAGGGTGAAGATTTTGGCGATTTGGCCAAGCAGTTTTCCGATGATAAAAATTCTGCAGCAAAAGGAGGAGCTTTAGCACCGTTTTCAAGCGGACAGCTAAGAGCTAAAGAATTTGAAGATGTTGCCTTTCAGTTAGAAAAGGAGGGAGACGTGTCTGAGCCTTTTAAGACCGATTTTGGATGGCACATTGTAAAATTGATTAAAAAGAAACCTGTTCCAGATTTTGAAACCTTAAAACCGGAACTGGTTAGCAAGGTAAAGCGCGATAGCCGTTCTCAATTAATTGATGAGGCCTTGGTTGATAAGCTTAAAGAGAAATATCAAATTAGTAAAAATCCTCCAGCAGGATTAAATTATTTTGTATCGATTTTAAATGACGATTATTTCAGTAGAACATGGAAATTACCTGAAGATTTAAAAGGCGAAAAACCACTTCTTAGAATTGGTGATAAGCATCTAACCTATCAACATTTTGCCAATTATTTAGAAAACCAACAGCGTAACACTACGCCAAAAATGCCTTTTGAAAAATTGGTTTCAGATAAATATGAGGCTTTCTTAAAGCAAAACCTCATTCAGTATCAAGAGGATAATTTAGAAAACGAAAATCAAGATTATGCCGATATAGTTACCGAGTACCGAGATGGTTTGTTATTGTTTGAGTTGATGGAAAGCACCATTTGGAATGCCGCTTCAACCGATACGGTAGCCATCGAAAATTATTACGAAGCTAACAAAAGCAAATACATAACACCGGTACGTCTTGATGCGGTAGTGGCTTCTTCTTCAAAACAAAAAACCTTAAAAAAGGTAGGCGAATTGTTAAAGAAAAATATGGATTTAGATCAGATAAAATCGTTGGTAAATGGTAACGACGACGTTGAGGTTATTTTTACTTCTGGAGTCATGGAAGAGGGACATCAGGCACTCCCCGAAGCGTTGGAGCTTAAAAAGGGAATTTCAAAAATATACAAACACAATGGTGCTTTCGTTATGGTTGAAATAAAAGACGTGTTACCAAAATCGGCAAAAACCTTTGAAGAGTCTAAAGGATTGGTGATTGCCGATTACCAAAACCACAAGGAAGAAAATTGGTTAAAGGAATTGTCCAAAAAGTATCCAGTAAAGCTCAATAAAGAGGTCTTGGCCAAGGTGAAAAAACAACTCAACAATCAATAG
- a CDS encoding bifunctional aconitate hydratase 2/2-methylisocitrate dehydratase, whose product MNSYNDYIKEIEERKAQGLHPKPIENGALISEIIEQITDEKNAHREDSLNFFIYNVVPGTTEAAGVKAKFLKEIILGEAVVEEITPSFAFDLLSHMKGGPSIEVLLDLALGNNQAISKQAAEVLKTQVFLYEADTARLEEAYKAGNAIAKELLESYVKAEFFTKLPDVEEKIDIVTFIAGTGDISTDLLSPGADAHSRSDRELHGQCIFEHNKQMQQELTALKEQHPDKRVMLIAEKGTMGVGSSRMSGVNNVALWTGIQASPYVPFINIAPIIAGTNGISPIFLTTVGVTGGIGIDLKNWVKKSDAEGNTIIDENGDPVLEQKYSVETGTVLTINTKEKKLYNGDQELKDISAALTPQKMEFIKAGGSYAVVFGKKLQTIAAGILGVEIPTVYAPSKEISIEGQGLTAVEKIFNKNAVGTTPGKTLHAGSDVRVEVNIVGSQDTTGLMTSQELEAMAATVISPIVDGAYQSGCHTASVWDDKSKANIPKLMKFMNDFGLITARDPKGVYPALTDVIHKVLNDITVSDWDIIIGGDSHTRMSKGVAFGADSGTVALALATGEASMPIPESVKVTFKGEMRSFMDFRDVVHATQQQMLKQFGGENVFQGRVIEVHIGTLTSDQAFTFTDWTAEMKAKASICISEDETLIESLEIAKGRIQIMIDKGMDNDKQVLQGLVDKANTRIQEIKTGINPTLKPDASAKYYADVVIDLDQIAEPMIADPDVNNEDVSKRYTHDTIRPLSFYGGTKKVDLGFVGSCMVHKGDMQILAQMLKNIEAQNGKVEFNAPLVVAPPTYNIVDELKEEGDWEVLQKYSGFEFDDEAPKDTARTKYENMLYLERPGCNLCMGNQEKAEPGDTVMATSTRLFQGRVVKDSGEKKGESLLSSTPVVVLSTILGRTPTMEEYEAAVDGIVLTKFKPSQKQLINA is encoded by the coding sequence ATGAACAGTTACAACGATTACATTAAGGAAATCGAAGAAAGAAAGGCTCAAGGCCTACACCCAAAACCAATAGAGAATGGAGCATTAATTTCTGAAATTATCGAGCAAATTACAGACGAAAAAAATGCCCATAGAGAAGACTCGCTTAATTTTTTTATTTACAACGTAGTACCAGGAACCACAGAGGCTGCAGGCGTAAAGGCTAAGTTTTTAAAAGAGATTATACTAGGTGAAGCTGTTGTAGAAGAAATTACACCTAGCTTTGCTTTTGACCTACTTTCCCATATGAAAGGCGGCCCTTCAATTGAAGTGCTTTTAGATTTAGCCTTAGGTAACAATCAAGCTATCTCCAAGCAAGCAGCAGAGGTTTTAAAAACCCAAGTGTTCTTGTATGAAGCAGATACTGCCCGATTAGAAGAAGCGTATAAAGCAGGTAATGCCATTGCTAAAGAATTATTGGAAAGTTATGTTAAAGCTGAGTTCTTCACCAAACTTCCTGATGTAGAAGAAAAAATTGATATTGTAACTTTTATTGCTGGAACAGGTGATATCTCTACAGACTTATTGTCTCCAGGTGCCGATGCGCACTCACGTTCAGATAGAGAGTTGCACGGACAGTGTATTTTTGAGCACAATAAGCAGATGCAACAAGAATTGACTGCATTAAAAGAGCAACACCCAGATAAGCGCGTGATGTTGATCGCTGAAAAAGGAACCATGGGCGTGGGGTCATCGAGAATGTCGGGTGTAAACAACGTAGCATTGTGGACGGGTATTCAAGCGAGTCCCTATGTGCCGTTTATTAATATTGCTCCAATCATCGCTGGTACTAACGGCATTTCACCAATTTTTTTAACTACAGTTGGTGTAACGGGAGGTATAGGTATAGACCTTAAAAACTGGGTAAAGAAATCCGATGCAGAAGGAAATACCATTATTGATGAAAACGGAGATCCGGTATTAGAGCAAAAATATTCAGTTGAAACAGGTACTGTTTTAACCATTAATACCAAGGAAAAGAAATTATATAATGGCGACCAAGAGTTAAAAGATATTTCAGCAGCACTAACGCCACAAAAAATGGAGTTTATTAAAGCTGGAGGTTCGTATGCTGTTGTTTTTGGTAAAAAATTACAAACCATCGCAGCCGGAATTTTAGGGGTTGAAATACCAACGGTTTATGCGCCTTCTAAAGAAATTTCAATAGAGGGACAAGGACTAACAGCCGTTGAAAAAATCTTCAATAAAAATGCTGTTGGAACTACACCAGGTAAAACATTACATGCTGGTTCTGATGTTCGAGTAGAAGTTAATATTGTAGGGTCTCAAGATACTACAGGTTTGATGACGTCTCAAGAGTTAGAGGCTATGGCGGCAACTGTTATTTCTCCAATTGTAGATGGTGCTTACCAATCGGGTTGCCATACCGCTTCAGTTTGGGACGATAAATCTAAAGCCAACATTCCAAAGTTGATGAAGTTTATGAACGACTTCGGGTTGATTACTGCCCGTGATCCTAAAGGTGTTTATCCGGCATTGACCGATGTAATACATAAAGTGTTAAACGATATTACAGTTAGTGATTGGGATATCATTATCGGTGGAGATTCCCACACACGGATGTCTAAAGGTGTGGCATTTGGTGCCGATTCTGGTACGGTTGCGCTTGCTTTGGCAACTGGTGAAGCCTCAATGCCAATCCCAGAGTCGGTTAAAGTAACATTCAAAGGCGAAATGCGCAGTTTCATGGATTTCCGCGATGTGGTTCATGCTACACAACAGCAAATGTTAAAGCAGTTTGGTGGTGAGAATGTTTTCCAAGGAAGAGTTATTGAGGTGCATATTGGGACTTTAACATCAGATCAAGCCTTTACTTTTACTGATTGGACAGCTGAGATGAAAGCGAAAGCTTCTATCTGTATTTCAGAAGATGAGACTTTGATTGAATCATTGGAGATTGCAAAAGGTCGTATCCAGATCATGATTGACAAAGGTATGGACAATGATAAGCAAGTACTTCAAGGGCTGGTTGATAAGGCAAACACCCGCATCCAAGAAATTAAAACGGGAATTAACCCAACATTAAAACCAGATGCAAGTGCTAAGTATTATGCCGATGTAGTTATTGATTTAGATCAAATCGCAGAACCAATGATTGCAGATCCAGATGTAAACAACGAAGATGTTTCTAAACGTTACACACATGACACTATTCGCCCATTATCGTTTTATGGAGGAACAAAGAAAGTAGACCTTGGATTTGTCGGGTCTTGCATGGTGCACAAAGGCGATATGCAGATTTTAGCGCAAATGCTTAAGAATATTGAAGCGCAAAATGGTAAAGTGGAGTTTAATGCACCATTAGTGGTTGCTCCTCCAACTTATAACATTGTAGATGAATTAAAAGAAGAAGGCGACTGGGAAGTATTACAAAAGTATTCTGGCTTTGAGTTTGATGATGAAGCGCCAAAAGATACCGCTCGTACTAAATATGAAAATATGCTTTATTTAGAGCGTCCAGGCTGTAACCTTTGTATGGGGAACCAAGAAAAGGCAGAACCGGGCGATACGGTAATGGCAACGTCAACACGTTTGTTCCAAGGTAGGGTCGTAAAAGACTCTGGCGAGAAAAAAGGCGAATCGTTGTTGTCTTCAACTCCAGTTGTTGTATTGTCAACTATTTTGGGCCGTACGCCTACTATGGAAGAATATGAGGCTGCCGTAGATGGTATTGTGTTAACCAAGTTTAAACCGTCACAAAAGCAGTTAATAAACGCTTAA
- a CDS encoding peptidylprolyl isomerase: protein MLLKTINLKYTNNLKHFILTSLTLFMVQAFNAQEIIDEEKEVAVTETNTSVSNVQTGKKVDGVAAVVGDYIVLDSDVAKEREQIKAAGGSVDGVDDCQLFGLMLEKKLYAHHAVQDSLPVSDAEIRQSVDYQIQQFLQQTNGSMERLLQFYNMEDEKTFRKEMFEINKANQLASKMQAKIVSEIEITPEEVRTFFNKIPKDERPTFGTELKVAQIVAEPKVSAEENQKIIDRLKQFKTDIVENGASFRSKAVLYSEDPGSASRGGKYTLNRKQPKMVKEFRDVAFSLQEGEVSDPFKTDYGYHIVMLEKIRGQEYDVAHILLTPKVSDEAVEDAKARLEKVRKRIVDGDISFADAAREASDEKETRADGGQLINPTTQDYNFELTRMDPELYAQIQNLKDNEVSLVLKEEDRTGKVKFKILMVTDRIDEHEADYARDFLKIKELALEEKKIREIEKWQKEKIMDTYIKISGKYRDCEFSNNWLKN from the coding sequence ATGCTATTAAAAACAATCAATTTGAAATATACAAATAACTTAAAACACTTCATATTAACCAGCTTAACTTTGTTTATGGTTCAGGCTTTTAATGCGCAGGAAATTATAGACGAAGAAAAAGAGGTGGCAGTTACCGAAACCAATACGTCGGTTTCTAATGTGCAAACAGGAAAAAAAGTGGATGGAGTAGCAGCGGTTGTGGGCGATTATATTGTTCTTGATTCTGATGTTGCCAAAGAACGAGAACAAATAAAAGCGGCGGGCGGCTCGGTAGACGGTGTAGACGATTGCCAGTTATTTGGATTGATGTTGGAAAAAAAGCTCTATGCCCATCATGCCGTTCAGGATAGTTTACCTGTTTCGGATGCTGAAATACGACAAAGTGTCGATTATCAAATCCAACAGTTTTTGCAGCAAACCAACGGCTCAATGGAGCGCCTATTGCAGTTCTATAACATGGAAGACGAAAAGACCTTTCGAAAAGAAATGTTCGAAATCAATAAGGCCAATCAGTTAGCATCAAAAATGCAGGCAAAGATTGTTTCCGAAATTGAGATTACACCAGAAGAAGTTCGAACGTTTTTTAACAAAATTCCAAAAGACGAAAGGCCAACTTTCGGTACCGAACTTAAAGTGGCACAAATTGTGGCAGAGCCTAAAGTTTCGGCTGAAGAAAATCAAAAAATTATAGACCGCTTAAAGCAATTTAAAACAGATATTGTTGAAAATGGAGCTAGTTTTCGCTCTAAAGCGGTATTGTACTCCGAAGATCCCGGGTCGGCCAGTCGTGGAGGGAAATATACCTTAAACCGTAAACAGCCCAAAATGGTGAAAGAGTTTAGAGATGTGGCCTTTTCTTTGCAAGAGGGCGAAGTGTCCGATCCTTTTAAAACAGATTATGGCTACCATATTGTCATGCTCGAAAAAATTAGAGGGCAAGAGTACGATGTGGCTCATATTCTGTTAACTCCAAAAGTATCTGACGAAGCTGTTGAAGATGCCAAAGCGCGTTTAGAAAAGGTGCGAAAACGTATTGTGGACGGTGATATATCGTTTGCCGATGCTGCTAGAGAGGCCAGCGACGAGAAAGAAACGCGAGCAGACGGTGGGCAATTGATTAATCCAACTACACAAGATTACAATTTTGAATTAACCCGTATGGATCCTGAGTTATATGCCCAAATCCAAAATCTGAAAGATAATGAAGTGAGTTTGGTGTTAAAGGAGGAAGACAGAACAGGAAAGGTTAAGTTTAAAATATTGATGGTTACCGATAGAATTGATGAGCATGAGGCCGATTATGCTCGTGATTTTCTTAAAATTAAAGAATTGGCACTAGAGGAAAAGAAAATTAGGGAAATTGAAAAGTGGCAAAAGGAAAAAATAATGGATACCTACATAAAAATTAGTGGAAAATATAGAGATTGTGAGTTTTCCAATAACTGGTTAAAAAATTAA
- a CDS encoding peptidyl-prolyl cis-trans isomerase — MRINFIAIAVFTLLFSCDFLRKTDPRKPVARVNESYLYADDIKDLVPEGASKEDSTVLVQNFINRWATQQLLMDGAMLNLSEEQQHAFNKLVEQYKNDLYTKAYVEALVKRSIDTVITIDEAKEYYDTNKDIFKLNEELIKFRYINVDENMINYDEVKTRFKRYNKKDKRILDSISIQFKSYSFKDSVWIKLSQAVNKIPAVTTENKDQLLKKSNFIQLKDSLGVYLMQINDVLLRNETAPLEYVKPTINQIVINKRKLDLIRELEKDITKDAIKNNQFEIYK, encoded by the coding sequence GTGCGTATTAATTTTATTGCCATAGCTGTCTTTACATTATTGTTTTCTTGCGATTTTTTAAGAAAAACAGACCCCCGTAAGCCTGTGGCCCGAGTTAACGAGAGTTATTTGTATGCAGATGATATTAAAGACTTAGTGCCCGAAGGTGCCTCAAAAGAAGATAGTACCGTTTTAGTGCAAAACTTTATTAACCGTTGGGCTACACAACAGCTATTGATGGATGGAGCCATGCTGAATTTAAGTGAAGAACAGCAGCATGCATTCAATAAATTGGTGGAGCAATATAAAAACGACCTTTACACAAAAGCTTATGTTGAGGCTTTGGTAAAAAGAAGTATCGATACTGTAATTACTATTGATGAAGCCAAAGAATATTACGATACTAACAAAGATATATTTAAATTAAATGAAGAACTCATTAAATTCAGATACATTAATGTAGACGAAAACATGATTAATTATGATGAGGTAAAAACGCGCTTTAAACGTTATAATAAAAAAGACAAGCGTATTTTAGATTCGATTTCAATTCAATTTAAATCATATTCATTTAAAGATTCTGTTTGGATAAAACTGAGCCAAGCCGTTAATAAAATACCAGCGGTAACGACAGAAAATAAGGATCAATTGTTAAAAAAATCTAATTTTATACAGCTCAAAGATTCATTAGGAGTATATTTGATGCAAATTAACGACGTGCTTTTGCGAAACGAAACAGCACCGTTAGAGTATGTTAAGCCTACAATAAATCAAATAGTGATCAATAAAAGGAAGTTGGATCTTATCAGGGAATTAGAAAAAGATATTACTAAAGATGCTATTAAAAACAATCAATTTGAAATATACAAATAA
- a CDS encoding aconitate hydratase has product MAFDIDMIKGVYSKMGERVNKARDIVGKPLTLSEKILYSHLWDGEPTEAYVRGKDYVDFSPDRIACQDATAQMALLQFMQAGKDKVAVPTTVHCDHLIQAKEGAATDLRHANDVSSEVFKFLESVSNKYGIGFWKPGAGIIHQVVLENYAFPGGMMIGTDSHTVNAGGLGMVAIGVGGADAVDVMAGMAWELKFPKLIGVKLTGKLSGWTAPKDVILKVAEILTVKGGTGAIVEYFGPGATSMSCTGKGTICNMGAEIGATTSTFGYDESMERYLRSTDREDVADAANTVKEHLTADPEVYANPEQYFDQVIEINLSELGPLLNGPFTPDLSTEVGSAMSEKAKENDWPIKVEWGLIGSCTNSSYEDLSRASSIAQQALDKKLKTKAEFGINPGSEQVRYTAERDGILQVFEKLDAKIFTNACGPCIGQWARYKDPKNAPKNSIVHSFNRNFAKRADGNPNTHAFVASPELTAAIAIAGRLDFNPLKDKLINEDGEEVMLDEPTGWELPPKGFEVKDNGYLAPEKDGSHVQVVVKEDSERLQLLTPFEPLGDSITGAKLLIKAFGKCTTDHISMAGPWLRYRGHLDNIANNTLIGAVNAFNQKTNFVKNQLTGEYGGVPDVQREYKRAGIKSVVVGDHNYGEGSSREHAAMQPRHLGVAAVIVKSFARIHETNLKKQGMLGLTFDNENDYDLIQENDTFNFLDLDQFAPDKQLTLEVVHDDGSKDTIKLNHTYNNAQIAWYKEGSALNLIKKQNA; this is encoded by the coding sequence ATGGCATTTGACATTGATATGATAAAAGGTGTTTACTCTAAAATGGGCGAACGTGTAAACAAAGCAAGGGATATTGTGGGTAAACCATTAACACTATCTGAAAAGATTTTATATTCCCATCTTTGGGATGGAGAACCAACCGAGGCCTATGTAAGAGGGAAAGATTATGTAGATTTTTCACCAGACAGAATTGCTTGTCAAGATGCCACGGCACAGATGGCCTTATTGCAATTTATGCAAGCTGGTAAAGATAAGGTAGCGGTGCCAACAACAGTACATTGCGATCACTTAATACAAGCTAAAGAAGGGGCAGCAACCGATTTAAGGCACGCTAATGATGTAAGTAGCGAAGTTTTTAAATTCTTGGAATCGGTTTCTAACAAATACGGTATTGGTTTCTGGAAACCAGGAGCAGGTATTATACATCAAGTGGTTTTGGAAAACTATGCATTCCCCGGAGGCATGATGATTGGTACCGATTCGCATACCGTTAATGCTGGAGGGTTAGGAATGGTAGCTATTGGTGTTGGAGGAGCTGATGCTGTTGATGTGATGGCCGGAATGGCTTGGGAGCTTAAATTCCCAAAATTGATTGGGGTGAAATTAACTGGAAAACTTTCGGGTTGGACAGCTCCAAAAGATGTGATTTTAAAAGTAGCCGAAATACTTACGGTAAAAGGAGGAACAGGAGCCATTGTTGAATATTTTGGCCCAGGGGCAACCTCAATGTCTTGTACAGGGAAGGGAACCATTTGTAATATGGGAGCCGAAATCGGTGCTACTACTTCAACTTTTGGTTATGATGAATCTATGGAGCGCTACTTGCGTTCAACAGATAGAGAAGATGTTGCTGATGCAGCAAACACTGTTAAAGAGCACTTAACTGCAGACCCCGAGGTTTACGCTAATCCAGAACAATATTTTGATCAAGTTATTGAAATTAACCTTTCGGAATTGGGACCACTATTAAATGGGCCATTTACGCCAGATTTATCAACTGAAGTCGGTTCGGCCATGTCTGAAAAAGCAAAAGAAAACGATTGGCCAATAAAAGTAGAGTGGGGCTTGATAGGATCATGTACAAACTCATCGTACGAAGATTTATCGAGAGCATCATCCATTGCACAACAAGCCCTAGATAAAAAACTGAAAACCAAAGCAGAATTTGGAATTAATCCAGGTTCAGAACAAGTACGTTATACTGCTGAGCGTGATGGTATTTTGCAAGTTTTCGAAAAACTGGATGCCAAAATTTTTACCAATGCCTGCGGACCATGCATTGGGCAATGGGCTAGATATAAAGACCCTAAAAATGCTCCAAAAAACAGTATAGTACATTCGTTTAATAGAAACTTTGCTAAACGTGCCGATGGTAACCCCAATACCCATGCTTTTGTGGCATCGCCAGAATTAACAGCAGCTATTGCTATTGCTGGCCGATTGGATTTCAATCCACTTAAAGATAAATTAATCAATGAAGATGGAGAGGAAGTTATGTTGGATGAGCCAACAGGATGGGAATTGCCTCCAAAAGGTTTTGAGGTAAAAGATAATGGTTATTTAGCACCAGAAAAAGACGGAAGCCATGTTCAAGTGGTAGTTAAAGAAGACTCAGAACGTTTGCAGCTGTTAACGCCATTTGAACCGCTAGGAGATTCTATTACAGGTGCCAAATTATTAATTAAAGCCTTTGGTAAATGTACTACCGACCATATCTCTATGGCAGGTCCGTGGTTACGTTATAGAGGGCATTTGGATAATATAGCCAACAATACATTAATTGGTGCTGTTAATGCCTTCAACCAAAAAACTAACTTTGTAAAAAACCAATTAACAGGAGAGTACGGCGGAGTGCCAGATGTGCAGCGTGAGTACAAAAGAGCTGGAATTAAGTCTGTCGTGGTTGGCGACCATAACTACGGAGAGGGATCTTCGCGTGAGCATGCCGCCATGCAGCCAAGGCATTTAGGTGTTGCTGCTGTAATTGTAAAATCGTTTGCAAGAATACATGAAACCAACCTTAAAAAACAAGGAATGTTAGGTTTGACTTTCGATAATGAAAACGATTACGATTTAATTCAAGAAAACGATACGTTCAATTTTCTTGATTTAGATCAATTTGCTCCAGACAAGCAATTAACCTTAGAAGTTGTTCATGATGATGGTTCGAAAGACACAATTAAACTGAACCATACTTATAACAATGCTCAAATTGCTTGGTACAAAGAGGGCTCTGCGCTTAACTTAATAAAGAAGCAGAATGCTTAG
- a CDS encoding MoxR family ATPase — MSDVTAIEQFVKKYKSLKDEIAKVIIGQDEVVNQILISIFSGGHSLLIGVPGLAKTLMVNTIAQALGLDFKRIQFTPDLMPSDILGSEILDEDRHFKFIKGPIFSNIILADEINRTPPKTQAALLEAMQERAVTVAGHHYKLELPYFVLATQNPIEQEGTYPLPEAQLDRFMFAINLEYPSFKEEVEVVKSTTTDTQVKVNALFSAQQIIDFQHLIRRIPVPDNVIEYAVAMVGKTRPNSDEAPELVKTYIDWGAGPRASQNLILAAKTHAAINGKFSPDMEDVQAVAPSILRHRIIKNYKAEAEGVTEERLIKSLF; from the coding sequence ATGTCGGACGTCACTGCTATCGAGCAATTTGTTAAAAAATACAAGAGCCTTAAAGATGAAATAGCCAAAGTTATAATTGGTCAAGATGAAGTTGTAAACCAAATTCTCATTTCTATATTTTCTGGAGGGCATTCTTTGCTAATCGGTGTTCCTGGTTTGGCTAAAACCCTAATGGTGAATACCATTGCTCAAGCATTAGGTCTAGATTTTAAACGTATCCAGTTTACGCCCGATCTCATGCCAAGTGATATTTTGGGTAGTGAAATTTTAGATGAAGACCGTCATTTTAAATTTATAAAAGGTCCTATTTTTTCTAACATAATACTGGCAGACGAGATCAACAGAACACCGCCAAAAACCCAAGCAGCACTTTTGGAAGCTATGCAAGAACGAGCCGTTACAGTTGCTGGTCATCATTATAAATTAGAGTTACCGTATTTTGTGTTGGCAACACAAAACCCAATTGAGCAAGAAGGAACGTATCCGTTACCCGAAGCACAATTAGATCGTTTCATGTTTGCCATAAATTTGGAATATCCTTCTTTTAAAGAGGAGGTTGAAGTGGTTAAATCAACTACAACTGATACCCAAGTTAAAGTAAATGCATTGTTTTCAGCACAACAAATTATCGATTTCCAACATTTAATACGCCGTATTCCAGTGCCCGACAATGTCATCGAATATGCCGTTGCAATGGTGGGTAAAACCAGACCGAATTCAGATGAAGCCCCAGAATTAGTGAAAACCTACATCGATTGGGGAGCAGGACCAAGAGCATCTCAAAATTTAATACTTGCAGCCAAAACCCATGCGGCTATTAACGGTAAGTTCTCACCCGATATGGAGGATGTTCAGGCTGTTGCACCAAGCATCTTGCGGCATAGAATTATTAAGAACTACAAAGCCGAAGCCGAAGGCGTTACCGAAGAACGATTAATTAAAAGTCTGTTTTAA